The Anopheles merus strain MAF chromosome 2L, AmerM5.1, whole genome shotgun sequence genome has a segment encoding these proteins:
- the LOC121591745 gene encoding pre-mRNA-splicing factor Slu7, which yields MVSSGSRLPLSMLLQTKEATEEEPRKASREDWRKAKELEEARKAGNAPAAVDEEGRDINPHIPQYISSAPWYYNTAGPTLKHQRPQDDEKQRSGIDEWYKRGVDTSKPLVTKYRKGACENCGAMTHKRVDCMERPRKVGAKFSAKQIAHDEFLQPTIVSDYDGKRDRWAGYDPANHREIVEEYLKIEQAKRELRAQKLKENPDLAEEQDEEGDEDRYVDEVDMPGTKVDSKQRITVRNLRIREDTAKYLRNLDPNSAYYDPKTRSMRDNPTPQLNPEETEFAGENFVRYSGDIQKHAQAQLFAWEAYGKGVDVHVLAEPTKLELLQKEYEKKKSQFKDEVKNKVLEQYGGEEHLAVPPKALLLAQTENYVEYSRYGKIIKGQDKPIIRSRYEEDVYINNHTTVWGSYWSNGCWGYKCCESMIKNSYCVGENGKAATTKPTNEVANPSETVVENDAPKMCPENQANPPPAAAAASAAAVAVADALQTIDKQQSQQTARVASQPEGTTPVGGDNNSSHSSNSDSDSESEGTAKRGRKESKKSKKKRKKEKKRQQRREEKNSRQKSEGKAEKDKLQLALEAEEQSQRRAAELLRQDERKRPYNSMYDVKAPTEEEIEAYMMKRRREEDPMLAFMDK from the coding sequence ATGGTTAGCTCGGGATCACGCCTTCCCTTGTCGATGCTCTTGCAGACAAAAGAGGCAACGGAGGAGGAACCTCGAAAAGCATCGCGGGAAGATTGGCGCAAAGCCAAGGAGCTCGAGGAAGCGCGTAAGGCGGGTAATGCTCCGGCCGCAGTTGACGAGGAGGGACGCGATATCAACCCGCACATTCCGCAGTACATATCGTCGGCACCATGGTACTACAACACAGCAGGTCCGACGCTGAAACATCAGCGCCCCCAGGATGACGAAAAGCAGCGCTCCGGCATCGACGAGTGGTACAAGCGGGGCGtcgacacttccaaacccctGGTGACCAAGTATCGGAAAGGGGCGTGCGAAAACTGTGGCGCCATGACGCACAAACGCGTCGACTGTATGGAGCGACCGCGCAAAGTGGGGGCCAAATTTTCAGCCAAACAGATAGCGCACGACGAGTTCCTCCAGCCCACGATCGTGAGCGACTACGATGGCAAGCGCGACCGTTGGGCCGGTTACGATCCAGCCAACCATCGGGAGATTGTGGAAGAGTATCTGAAAATCGAGCAGGCGAAACGCGAACTGCGCGCCCAAAAGTTGAAGGAAAACCCGGACCTTGCGGAGGAACAGGACGAGGAGGGCGACGAGGACCGATACGTGGATGAGGTGGACATGCCTGGCACGAAGGTGGATTCCAAGCAGCGCATCACCGTGAGAAATTTACGCATTCGCGAGGATACGGCAAAGTATCTCCGCAATCTTGATCCCAATTCGGCCTACTACGATCCAAAGACGCGCTCTATGCGCGACAATCCTACGCCGCAGCTCAACCCGGAGGAGACCGAGTTTGCGGGAGAAAACTTTGTCCGCTACTCGGGTGACATTCAGAAGCACGCCCAGGCGCAACTGTTTGCGTGGGAAGCGTACGGCAAGGGTGTGGATGTGCATGTGCTGGCCGAGCCGACGAAGCTGGAGTTGCTGCAAAAGGAGTACGAGAAGAAAAAGTCACAGTTCAAGGATGAGGTGAAAAACAAAGTGCTGGAGCAGTATGGCGGGGAAGAGCATTTGGCCGTGCCGCCCAAAGCGCTGTTGCTGGCGCAGACGGAAAACTATGTGGAGTACTCGCGGTACGGCAAAATTATCAAGGGACAGGATAAGCCCATCATTCGGTCACGGTACGAAGAAGACGTGTACATTAACAATCACACCACCGTGTGGGGTTCGTATTGGAGCAACGGTTGCTGGGGTTACAAGTGTTGCGAATCGATGATCAAAAACTCATACTGCGTGGGAGAGAATGGCAAAGCTGCTACGACTAAGCCAACCAATGAGGTCGCCAACCCGTCCGAAACGGTTGTCGAAAACGACGCACCTAAAATGTGCCCAGAAAATCAAGCTAATCCaccacctgctgctgctgctgcttctgctgctgcggttgctgTAGCGGATGCATTGCAAACTATTGACAAACAGCAGAGCCAACAAACAGCACGCGTTGCTTCGCAGCCGGAAGGAACAACACCAGTAGGCGGCGACAACAACAGCAgtcacagcagcaacagcgacaGCGATTCCGAATCCGAAGGCACTGCTAAGCGCGGTCGCAAAGAATCGAAGAAATCGAAAAAGAAGcgcaagaaggaaaaaaagcgtCAGCAACGGCGGGAAGAGAAAAACTCGCGCCAAAAGTCCGAGGGCAAGGCAGAGAAAGATAAGCTACAGCTTGCGCTGGAAGCGGAAGAGCAAAGCCAGCGGCGGGCTGCCGAATTATTACGCCAGGACGAAAGGAAACGTCCGTACAACAGTATGTACGACGTGAAAGCCCCAACTGAGGAGGAAATTGAAGCCTACATGATGAAGCGACGCCGGGAGGAAGATCCAATGCTGGCGTTCATGGACAAGTGA
- the LOC121591744 gene encoding FAST kinase domain-containing protein 3, mitochondrial-like: protein MSRCVWYSLRSPRGVVGGFGASLHYCLPQFAARVCAFSSKDTGDDPPPTNPPERGSGTNNASSSNTSSKKFVRNATILVQQGCDIQELPVVVRKIAEDEFVSFVSNKIITAPLSTPPSNTVVESASANDLQASLEADLEIIRSIDGCHSTKGVLTILKERENEASSGTAGYGPSVAIRALEKILKVESLLELKELEETEPFERIVNSIVFHADSKAILDLLDELRSYLELPKTIDMLGNEMVYRCSENTLSIEECCDAIEVLTQCRRPEMVEKFWSGIADQEKSISERNVHFVFSSLPYLKVSRRAVLTVLERRIPQLWWQMSPNATIEVLQALVACKLSPYRVTQTLARWLNTNIHAVAEDELGAILEAFTNLAYSDAQIERAIERYVKAKGVKVSSQNLIVTILRHCEEFRLRNAHILNGCSEFFIANFGQLEPSYLKALFCPFAYLDFVPTNATKFFDTMNMFLDLHFAKIRPTDTIDIMFAYICLERFPLNFVNRIFNPYFLDVLHAKTRPERLDVVRGKLKVFDTGLTLECADYDGPLLPRDHSAKAVFHDGRIKRIVNYITTELEELAGGPECMTKFSVLQHLPVNSLYLVDVIFHPPGLGNIFSLNTMKERNINVAVLVHLPEYFDSTGKYLIGPQVMRIRHLRRLGLKVATLRFDVLYKLKIHPQELREYLVERMKLALDALPPPGTTMTVDGSL from the coding sequence ATGTCTCGCTGCGTGTGGTACTCCTTGCGCTCGCCTCGTGGTGTGGTCGGTGGATTTGGTGCTTCGCTGCACTATTGCTTACCTCAGTTTGCAGCGCGAGTATGCGCTTTTTCTTCAAAGGACACTGGAGATGATCCACCGCCCACAAACCCACCGGAAAGAGGAAGTGGCACGAACAATGCATCATCTTCAAACACCAGTTCGAAAAAATTCGTACGCAACGCTACTATATTGGTACAGCAAGGTTGCGACATCCAGGAGCTCCCCGTTGTCGTTCGCAAGATTGCGGAGGACGAGTTTGTATCGTTCGTATCGAATAAAATAATCACTGCACCGCTATCAACACCACCCAGCAATACAGTGGTAGAATCAGCTTCGGCCAATGATTTACAAGCATCGTTGGAAGCCGATTTAGAAATTATACGAAGTATTGACGGTTGCCATTCCACCAAAGGGGTGCTGACGATACTGAAGGAACGAGAGAATGAGGCGTCTTCTGGAACGGCTGGGTACGGTCCCAGTGTGGCAATCCGTGCGCTGGAGAAGATACTCAAGGTGGAAAGTTTGCTGGAATTGAAGGAACTGGAGGAAACCGAGCCGTTTGAACGGATCGTCAACAGCATCGTGTTCCACGCGGATTCGAAAGCCATTCTAGACCTGTTGGATGAGCTGCGAAGCTATTTAGAACTGCCAAAAACAATAGACATGCTGGGTAACGAGATGGTCTACCGTTGCTCAGAAAATACGCTATCAATCGAAGAGTGTTGCGATGCTATCGAAGTGCTTACCCAATGCCGGCGGCCAGAAATGGTGGAAAAGTTCTGGAGCGGCATAGCCGACCAGGAAAAGTCAATAAGTGAGCGCAACGTGCATTTCGTGTTTTCTAGCTTACCTTACCTTAAAGTTAGTCGACGAGCGGTCCTGACGGTGCTGGAACGGCGCATTCCACAGCTCTGGTGGCAGATGTCGCCAAATGCCACAATTGAGGTGTTGCAGGCTCTCGTGGCCTGCAAACTGTCCCCCTACCGCGTAACACAAACGCTCGCCCGGTGGCTGAACACAAACATTCATGCGGTGGCTGAGGACGAACTGGGTGCAATACTGGAAGCATTCACAAACTTAGCCTACTCGGATGCACAAATCGAACGTGCAATAGAGCGGTATGTGAAGGCGAAGGGCGTGAAGGTCAGTTCGCAAAATCTCATCGTTACGATACTGCGGCATTGCGAAGAGTTTCGCCTTCGAAACGCGCACATCCTTAACGGGTGTAGCGAGTTCTTCATTGCCAACTTTGGCCAGCTCGAGCCGTCGTACCTGAAGGCGCTCTTCTGTCCCTTTGCCTATCTGGATTTTGTTCCGACGAATGCGACCAAATTCTTCGACACGATGAACATGTTTCTTGACCTACATTTCGCCAAAATTCGCCCGACCGACACGATCGATATAATGTTTGCGTACATCTGCTTGGAGCGCTTTCCGCTCAACTTTGTCAATCGAATTTTCAACCCATACTTTCTCGACGTACTGCATGCGAAAACGCGTCCGGAACGGCTGGATGTAGTTCGCGGCAAGCTGAAAGTGTTCGATACTGGCCTAACGCTCGAGTGTGCCGATTACGATGGACCGCTACTTCCGCGGGATCACTCGGCAAAGGCTGTGTTTCACGATGGGCGTATCAAGCGTATCGTCAACTACATCACGACCGAGCTGGAAGAATTGGCTGGTGGGCCGGAGTGTATGACCAAGTTCTCCGTCCTGCAGCATCTACCAGTGAATTCATTATATTTGGTTGATGTCATTTTTCACCCGCCCGGGTTAGGTAACATATTTTCCTTAAATACCATGAAGGAGCGCAACATCAATGTGGCAGTGCTGGTGCATCTGCCGGAGTATTTCGACAGCACTGGAAAGTATTTGATTGGACCGCAGGTCATGCGAATACGGCATCTGCGACGGCTCGGACTAAAGGTGGCCACACTGCGTTTCGATGTGCTTTACAAGCTTAAAATACACCCGCAGGAGCTGCGTGAATATTTGGTAGAGCGAATGAAACTGGCCCTCGATGCGCTACCACCACCTGGTACAACAATGACTGTCGACGGTTCGCTGTAG